A single genomic interval of Suncus etruscus isolate mSunEtr1 chromosome 10, mSunEtr1.pri.cur, whole genome shotgun sequence harbors:
- the CFAP141 gene encoding cilia- and flagella-associated protein 141, with product MGFKKTIDRWQNSRTKCLWQMTLSQRRNPYAVLKMQEIMEQELALSNKELLRVRQAALHQLFEKEYQQYQQELRQMGKAFYVERM from the exons GTGGCAAAATTCACGTACTAAGTGTTTGTGGCAGATGACTCTGAGCCAGAGGAGAAATCCATATGCTGTCCTGAAGATGCAGGAAATCATGGAACAGGAATTAGCACTGAGCAACAAGGAACTGCTGAGG GTCCGGCAAGCTGCCCTGCACCAGCTGTTCGAAAAGGAATACCAGCAATACCAGCAGGAACTCCGACAGATGGGCAAAGCCTTCTATGTGGAGAGGATGTGA